DNA from Bacteroidales bacterium:
GTTTTTTATCGGCAACGCCCAGCACTTCATGTGGATCATCAGCGGGACATGGATACCCTTTATTACCGGCGCATTCCTGTCTTTGAAAAATGTCCCGTCCATCAGCGGGGCGGTAAAACTCGGGCTGGCTTTCTTCATGATCATGACCGGCGGGTACCCGGCATTTATTTTCCTGTTACTGTACCTGCTGACTGCTATTTTCATCCTGTTCATGATTGATTATATCCGGAAGAAAGAATACCGCGCATTATTCAGGTTCACCAAATACCTAGGTATTTCAGGAGTATTTACCATCATTTCCGGAATGGTCGTGCTTATTTCAGTTTATCACCTGCAGGATGCCATAACCCGCGGAACAGGTGTTACACTACGGCAGGCCCTCTTCGGGGCATTCACCCCAAAAAGCTTTGTTTCCTTCATCCTTCCTTTCGCTTCCATCCGTGACATGGATTTTTACGGCACAGATCTTTCCATGTCTAATGCCTATTTTGGTTTGTTGACCCTGATCTTTTTTGTCGCCGGTTTGATGATCAGAAGGACAAAACTCGTTAACTTATTCCTGGCCTGGGGGCTATTCTGCCTTGCAGCGTCAGTGGGGAGTGCTTTGCCGGTCAGGGAATTCCTTTATGATTATGTTCCATTCATGAACCTGTTCCGATTCCCTGCCCTTTTCAGGATATTTTTCATCCTGAGTTTTATCATCGTGGCCGGTTTTGCTTTTGACGAATGGAGAAAAGGCTCGCTAAACCTGGCCGGAAGGCTCCGGATCATTAAGCTGGCGGTGGCAGGTTTGCTGCTGGGATTTGTTGTTTATGCCCTGTTTCAGAAAGGCTTGAATATGATGTACTTCATTAAATATCAGCTTCTTATCTTTTCGGAGAAATCGTTGATTATCCAGCATATTCTTTTCCAGGGAACGGTACAGCTGATTTTTCTGACTTTCTTTTTCATACTTTTAACAAAATGGCAGTTTAAAAAATATGCACTGGCAGGTTTAATATTTATTGCCGGAGCAGATATGATAATAGCAACCCGATTAAATGGGCCATACACTTTATATTCCCATCTGTTCAAATCCAGGGAAGTATATGCACATGCCAGTCAATTTCCTGAAGGATTTCCGGTTCCCGGCCCAGGGCCGGTTATTGATAATAGGGATTCGCGGAAACTGGTATATCAAACCTTTTGGCGTAACCTGAACATTTTCCATAAACAGGTTTCCTTTGAAGGATATAATCCGCTGCATTTGAAGGGATTCGAAGAAATGGCTGACAACCATCCCAAACTTTTCGAAACGATCCTGCAAAACCCCCTGGTTTACCTGGCTGACCGGGTCAGTCCGCTGGATTCATTGTTTTTTCATGAACAAGAGGAAAACTTTATTAAAAAAAGGGTTTATTTTGATGAAGATGAATATCAATCATTGAGACAGGTAAATTTTACATCCAATTCAGACGATACGGTTTATATCACAGCCTTTTCTCCCGTTTTAGTGAATACGAAATGTATAAATAAAGGTGAAGTGCTGCTAAATCTGTTGCAGAACAATTATTACGGATGGAAGGCATCCGTTGATGGGCAGCCGGTTGAGATTATTACAGGGAATATGGGTTTTATAGCTGTCCGGGTACCGGCCGGGGAGCATGAAGTAGCATTTTCTTATGATTCTGTTGGCGTCAGGATAGGATTTTGGGTAACTTTGCTGGCGTTGGTAGCAGGGTTGATTTTTCTATACCCTAAGGGTGTCCATTAACGCATACCCTCAGGGTGTCTTCTAAACATCTCTTTAACAATCCTTTAATTTTTCCCATATCCTGGGCTGTTCCGAGCTCCTTTTCCATCGATGTAACCCCTTTATCCACAAATCCACAAGGATTGATATATTGATAGAATGAAAGATCAGTATTGACATTAAAAGCAAATCCATGCATGGTTATATGCCGGCCCGCTTTCACGCCGATAGCACAGATCTTTCTTGCCATTGACGATATTTCAGAATCTATCCAGACACCTGTAGCGCCGGAAAGCCTTCCGGCTGTTAGCCCAAATTCTTTCAGGACCAATATAACCGACTCCTCCAGCTTCCAGATGTATGATTTAATCCCCAGGTTGAACTGCTCCAGGTCGAGGATCGGGTATCCCACGATCTGCCCGGGGCCGTGAAAAGTAATGTCACCACCGCGGTCGATTCGGTAGAACTCAATCCCGCGCTGCGCCAGCATTTGCTCGTTGATCAGGAGGTTCTCCTTTGAGCCGCTTTTCCCCAGGGTGAAAACGGGTGGATGCTCACAAAAAAGGAGATAGCCGGGGAAAATTTTTTCGCCGGATATCTTCCGGGCCATCAGCCCGCTGTATAGCTTTTCCTGGTAATCCCACGCTTCACGGTAGGGAATGAGACCAAGATCCTGGTAGATAAGTTCAAAGTTCAAATGGCAAAGTTTAAGTTTCTAGTTCCAAGTTTCACCGTTTCACTGTTCCACTGTTTCACCGTTTCACTGTTCCACTGTTTCACCGTTTCACTGTTTCACCGTCTCACCGTTTCACCGTTTCACTGTTCCACCGTTTCACTGTTTATAGCACATGTTTCTCAGCATGGTACGAAGATCTGACGAGCGGGCCGCTTTCGACGTAACGAAAGTCTTTCTCCAGGCCGATTATCCGGTACTTTTCAAATTGTTCCGGCCGGATATATTCTTTCACCGGCAGGTGTTTCATGCTGGGCTGCAGATACTGACCGATAGTCAATACTTCACAACCGACCCTTCTCAGGTCATCCATGACCTGGATCACTTCTTCTTCTGTTTCGCCCAGGCCGAGCATGATACCTGATTTCGACCGTATCCCGGATTCCACTACCCAACCAATTACTTCAAGGCTTCTTTCATAAATGGCAGCTGACCGCACCTGCGGGGTCAGGCGTTTTACCGTTTCCAGGTTATGGGAAATTATTTCCGGGCGGGCATTAATGACCACCTGCAGGTATTCCTTCCTCCCCCGGAAATCAGGTACCAGCGTTTCAATGGTGACAGCAGGGTTCATCTCTTTAACTGCCCGGATAGTGGCAGCCCAGATGGCTGCACCGCCGTCTTCCAGGTCGTCGCGGTCGACCGATGTGATCACGCAATGCCGGAGTTTCATGTGCCTGACCGATTCTGCGATCCTGCCCGGCTCCGCCAAGTCGGCCGGTAAAGGCCGCCCGGTGGCTACAGCACAGAATTTGCAGGAACGGGTGCAGATGTTTCCCAGGATCATAAATGTCGCCGTGCCTCTCCCCCAGCAGTCTTCCTTGTTCGGGCATTGTCCTGATGTGCAGATAGTATGCAGTTTGTTACGGTCAATAACATCCCGGACTTCAATATATTCTTTCCCTTTCGGTACCTTGATCTTCAGCCAGTCGGGCTTTTGCCTTCTCTTCACCTCTTCCATCATCATAAAGATTTCTCCTGCAAAAGTATATTGATTTGATGAGAAAAGAGATATGACGAAGTAACGACGTAACGACGTAACGATATTCGATATTACTTCGTTACTTCGCTACATCGTTACATCGCTGCTTCGTTACATTAATTTGTACTTAACATCAGCTGAAAATTAACCGTACCTTTGGTTCAAAATGATGACAAAATGAACCGTTTTCTACTATTAATAATTGCACTTTTTACATCACCAATCCTGTTTTCCCAATCCGGTTTTGAAAACCGCTGCCCTTACAAGAGCATTCAGATGACTGATAACCGGATCATCAAACAGACAGATGATTTCACCATCACCACTACAGACGGGATCACCCGAAACCTTTACAATACCCTCGATTCCGGTAAGACGGTTTTCATCGATCTCTTTTATACTACTTGCAGCTGGTGTCAATATTACTCGCCCATAATCGAAGAAATTTACCAGAATACCGGCGCAGGACAAGAAGATATCGAGTTCTGGGGTATTTCCAACAATCTTTTTGATCCGGATTCGGTGATTGAGCAGTATAAAATTAATTTTAACGTTTCCAATCCATGCGCCGGACCGCAGGGAGGCGGAACAACGGCTCACACGATCATCATTTCCGGGCAGAATTTTCAGGGTTGGCCAACTTATTGCGTTATATGTCCCGACCGAACCCTCTTTTTCGACCCGTGTTATCCTCCAACCGTCACAGGATTTAATCCGTATTTTGCGCAATGCGCTGCGACAATAGGGATTTATGACAATAAGCCGAAAGCAATAGGTTCCAGAATCCTTTCCGTGTATCCTAATCCGGCAAGCACCGAATTATCGTTGGAAGTGACTGTTAATGACCCTGATCCAGTTATAATTGAGTTTTTTAATTTATTGGGATTAAAAGTTTTCTCATCTTCATACGAAGTCTCCCCCGGCATACAAACCATCAGTATTTCCACCGGTCAGCTTCCGAATGGAGCATACTTTATCAGGTTGATGCAAAACGGGCAATTCATGGATATACAAAAAGCCTGGATCAAATAACAATCGAACAATAGATCAATAGAACAGATGGAACTATCAGAACAAGAGCTTATCCGCCGTAATTCACTTCAGGAGCTGATAAACCTGGGCATTGATCCTTATCCTGCCGGGGGATATGAAGTTAATGCCACCATCAACGAGATTCTTAAGCAATTTCCTGAAAATCAAAACCTTTTTCAGGAAGTGAACCTGGCCGGCCGTATTATGAACCGCAGGATCATGGGGGCTGCTTCTTTTGCTGAAATCCAGGACTCCACCGGCAGGATGCAGGTGTATTTCAAGCGCGATGATGTCTGCCCCGGCGAGGATAAAACGATGTACAACACGGTATTTAAAAGATTACTGGATATCGGCGACATCATCGGTGTCAAAGGTTTTGTTTTCCTAACCCAGATGGGTGAAATTACAATACATGTCAGGGAATACAGGCTTTTATCGAAGTCCCTTCGTCCGTTACCCATCGTTAAAGAAAAGGAAGGTGAGGTCTACGATGCATTCACCGATCCTGAACAAAGGTATCGCCAGCGTTATGTCGACCTGATCGTCAACCCGGAAGTCCGTGAAGGTTTTATCAAAAGGAACAAACTCATCAATTCTATGCGGTCATTCCTTGATAATAAAGGTTACCTTGAAGTGGAAACTCCTGTTCTCCAGCCTTTGTATGGCGGGGCCGCTGCCCGTCCCTTTAAAACTTTCCATAACACGCTCGATATGACCCTGTACCTCCGCATCGCCAATGAACTTTACCTGAAAAGGCTTATCGTTGGTGGTTATGATGGTGTATATGAGTTTTCGAAAGATTTCAGGAATGAAGGGATGGACCGGTTCCATAACCCGGAATTCACAATGATGGAGCTTTACGTAGCTTTTAAGGATTATGAATGGATGATGGGTCTGGTGGAAGAGATGGTGGAGAAAATCGCGTTTGATCTGCATGGGACCTCACAGGTCCGGGTCGGGGAAAACCTTATCGACTTCAAACGCCCCTGGAAAAGGTATTCCATGTTTGAGGCGATCCATCATTTTACCGGTATTGATATCAGTTCTATGGAGGAAGATGAACTACGGAAAACGGCATCTGAGCTTGGTGTGGAACTGGACGCAACGATGGGAAAAGGCAAGATCATCGATGAGATTTTCGGTCAACTTTGTGAACCTAAACTGATCCAACCGACTTTTATTACCGATTACCCGGTGGAGATGTCGCCCCTGGCGAAGAAACACCGCAGCAAACCGGGACTGGTTGAGCGCTTTGAAGCCATTTGCAACAGCAAGGAGATCTGTAATGCCTTCTCCGAACTGAACGATCCCATCGACCAAAGAAGGCGTTTCGAATACCAGCATGAACTGGGCAAGCGCGGCGACCAGGAGTCGATGGTGCTCGATGAAGATTTCCTCCGTGCACTTGAATTCGGGATGCCACCGACGGCAGGCTTAGGTATTGGCATCGACCGGCTGACAATGATTATGACCAATGCGCCTTCCATCCAGGATGTCATCTTCTTCCCGCAGATGCGTCCGGAAAAACGGGTCCGCATCGATGAAGACGAAGATTTTAAAGCCATCGGCGTACCCGGAGAGTGGATCCACTGGTTACGCAAATCGGGGTTCAATACTATCGAAGCCCTGAAAAAAGCAAATCCCAATAAGTTAGCCAACGACCTGAACGGGATCAGGAAAAAAAACAAGCTGGATGTTTCTCCGTTGAGCGGGGAGGTTGTTGGGAGTTGGCAGTAGATAGTTGGACAGTTGGCAGTCCGCAGTTGGCAGTTCGCAGTTCCCAGTTCCCAGTTCGCGGGCGGCGGTTAGCGATTAGCATTAGCAGTAGTAATTAGTTGAACTCCGTAGGAGTTCCATATTTGTAGAAATGACGGCATCACGATAAAGCATTCCCCTCCCGCGAAGGTCCTTGATTTTTTCCATAAATTGGCATGGGAGGGGTTAGGGGTGGGATACACCTTTAACAAATCTGATAGTTAAGCAGCTGAATTTCGTATATTAGCCTTTTGGATTTGACAAATCATAAAATGATAAGCAAAGACGCGGCATTTAAGAAAATTTCCGATCTCGTTACCCGGTTTGAAGAGCAATATGACTTCTATAAAAATTCCGACTATAACGAAACGCTTACCAGAAGGGATTTTATTGATCCTTTCTTCAAGTCATTGGGTTGGGATATTGACAATGAAAACGGGTATGCGGAGAGTTACCGTGAAGTAATTCACGAAGACAAGCTAAAAGTAGGTGGTGCGACCAAAGCTCCTGATTATTCATTTCGATTGGTTGGTGGAAAACGACTTTTCTTTGTCGAAGCGAAGAAACCGAGCGTCCAGGTTAAAGATGAAATTTATCCGGCCTATCAGGTTCGCAGATACGGTTGGAGCGCTAAAATGCCCATCAGTATTATTACCGATTTTGAAGAGTTTGCAGTTTACGATTGCACCAAGAAACCGACACCAACTGACAAAGCCTCCGTTGCCCGGATTACTTACCTGACTTTCCGCGATTACTTGAAAGAATTCGATTTTATCTGGGAAACTTTCAGCAAAGAACACGTTCTCAAAGGCAGCTTTGACAAATTTGTGCAAAGCGACACCCACAAAAAAGGCACAGCTACGGTTGACAAAGAGTTTTTGCAATCGCTTGACAATTGGAGGACTTACCTGGCAACCTCTATTAGTTGGAACAACAAGGGTCTTGACGAAGACGAAATCAATTTTGCCGTTCAACAAACCATTGACCGGATTATTTTCTTACGAATAGCTGAGGACAGAAGCGTAGAACCTTACGGCAATCTGAAAAATGCCTTAAAGCAGGGCGAATATTACCAAAACCTTTTCAGCATATTCAGAGAGGCGGACGAAAAATATAATTCAGGACTTTTTGATTTTAAGAAAGATAAGATAAGCCAGGCCTTAAAGATTGATAATAAGATAATTAAAACCATTATCAACGAATTGTATTATCCGGAATGTCCTTATGAATTTTCGGTTTTATCCGTGGAGATTTTGGGCAGCGCTTATGAGCAGTTTCTCGGAAAGGTAATCCGGATAACCCCCGCACATCACGCGAAGATTGAAGAAAAATCGGAAGTGAGAAAAGCAGGTGGAGTTTATTATACACCCCAGTATATTGTTGATTATATTGTAAAAAACACCGTTGGAAAACTCACTGAAGGCAAGACCCCTAATGAAATCAGCAGTTTAAAAATAGTGGATCCGGCTTGCGGTAGCGGCAGCTTTCTTATCGGCGCTTACCAGTATTTGCTGGACTGGCATAAAAACTATTACACCGGCGACGGTAAAGTTTCCAAGGGGAACAAAGGCAATCCATTAACTCCCGATGGCAACCTCACCACATCTGAGAAGAAAAGAATTTTGCTCAACAATATTTACGGAGTCGATATTGATGTGAATGCAGTTGAAGTAACCAAGCTCAGTCTGTTGCTCAAATGCCTGGAAGGTGAAACCGAAGCAAGCATTTCCACACAGTTTCGTCTGTTTAACGAAAGGGTTTTGCCAACGCTGGACGAGAATATTAAAAGCGGGAATAGCTTGATTGATACCGATTTCTATGCCGGTGAATTTGAACTTGGTTTTGAGAAAAAAATCAAGCCGTTTAACTGGCAAAAGGCATTTCCGGAGGTATTTAAGCAAGGAGGATTTGATATCGTGATCGGCAATCCTCCATATGGTGCGTTATTCTCTGAAAATGAATTTATTTATTTTAAAAACCGCTATCAAACTGCCGTATGGAGAGGTGAAAGTTATCTGATGTTTATTGAGCAAGGTTTAAGACTTCTCCAACCTGATGGATTATTGGGTTTCATTATTCCTGATACGCTTCTGAATTTAGGGTTTACACAACTAGCAAGAGAACTATTATTAAGAAATTCCAACATTAAGGAAATAGTTGGTTTACCTTCGAATGTATTTTCAGGAGCAACTGTTGACACAATTATTCTGCTCACTGAAAAAGCAGGTTACACAGATAAATTTCATCCATCCAATGTTAGGGTTAAGACCTTCGGGAAAAAGCAACCCATTTCTTCAATAGAGAACCCTCAAAAGGAGTTTTTCATAGAATCAAAAGATTGGTTTGAACAAAGTGCTTTTAATCTGCAATCAGACAATACTGAAATGAAACTCCTATCTAAACTTGAATCTGAAAAGCAAGCCGTGAGTGATATTGCAGAGATATTCTATGGGATTAAAGTTTATCAAGTAGGAAAAGGTAAACCCCCACAAACAGAAAAAATTCGAGATGAAAAACCATTTACTTCAGAAAAAAAACTTGCCGAGAATTGGCTTCCGTTTTATGATGGGAAACATATTGACCGTTATCAATTATTATGGCAAAATAATAATTGGTTGAAATATGGTGATTGGCTTGCGGAACCAAGAAAACCTTCTGTTTTTGATGGCGAAAAAATATTAATTCGAAAAATTACTGGTAAGACATTAATTGCAACATATATTTCTGAAACGTCTTATTGCAATACACTTCTTTTTGTTCTGAAGCTAAAAGTTATTGACTATTCATACAAAGGCATCTTAGCAATATTTAATTCTTTTCTTATAGGATGGTATTTCAGAAAGAAGTTTCAGATTGGCATGGATGATACTTTCCCTCAGATTATGATCAGGGATATTCTGCAATTCCCTGTCCCAAAAATTGATAAGAAGAATGATACTGAATTGAATAAACTCGTTGACCAACTTTTGCATCTGAATGTAGAAATGCAAAACGTAAACCTCGAAAGCAGACGTCAGCAAATACAGGGCAAGATTGATTATTGCGAAAACGGAATAAACGAAATCGTTTATCAGCTTTACGGATTGACGGAGGAAGAAATCAAGATTGTGGAGGGGAAAAATAAATGAATAGAAATGTTTTACTTTTTGGTGCAGGTGCGGTTCAGGCTTGGGGTGGCCCAAAAACATGTGAACTAACAGAATTAATAAGAACCGTTGGTTTTAAATGCACTGATAATAGTACAACCATTACCGAATATATATATCAAACACTTCTTCAAAGTGGTTATAATGAGGCTGATATAAATTTTGAAACTATAATAAATGCAATAGAGGAACTTATTGTCTATCATGCCTATTATGATAAAGAAAAAAAACTTCCTTCAATTCCAAAGGTTCTTTTCGATCCAAATTTTTATGATTTCATTATGAATTATTCCTTAATTGGTAATGAATTTATATATGGTTCAAGAATACAAATTCCTAAAGGAGTTGACTGGCATTATCAGCATGGAGCATACGCAGGAGAAACACAAGAACAATATTTTCTCCAACTATTATTAGGAGTAATTTTAACGGAGATAAATGCAAGAATTGCGGATTATTCTTGGCACTTAGAAGATAATTCAAAAATAAATTCTCCCGAAAATGTTGAAACTAATGCTTTGGTAAAGAAATGGTATGATAATCTTGACTTTAATAATAGGATTAATCGAATTTACACTTTGAATTATGATCGGATTTTTAAAATTCTTGCCTTGGAAAATGGTGTAAATGAGGTTTTTGAAGGTTTTCATACCGATAAAATAAAAATTGCTGGAAATTATCTCGCCCCTGATGTTAAAAGAATACTAAGTGACTTTAATTGTCACGTACATTATAATTTGCATGGATCATCATTTTGGGTTGTTGAAAGATCGTTTGGAGCAACATCTTTAGCACCGAAAGTTAACTTGGGAGCTGGAATACATCTTGAAATTAATTATCCGTTTGTGCAAGTTGAAAAAGGGAAAAGCATCTTAATTTCGAATATCATTACTGGATATCAAAAGACTCAAAAGAGTCTATTAACCCCTTTCAGACAAATGCAGGCAACATTTGATAGAGATTGTCTGACTGCCGAAAATCTCTACATTATCGGGTATTCTTTTGGAGATGAGCACATAAATTTTTCTATTAAAACGGCACTAGAATATAATCAAAACCTAATTATACATTTGATTGATCCTATTTATGACGAAACCGAAGGTAAAGATGGTTATAAAAGACTGTGCGAATTGTTTATCTATAAATTCTTCTTTAAAATATTTCAAACAAAATGGAATCCAAATAAAATAACAGAAAAGCATTGGTCATATTTTAATGGCAAGTTTAATGTTTATACTATGGGATTTCGCGATTATTTGGAATACCTTATCAATTAATGCTTCGGACGTCTAATTCAAGAAAGGCCCGAATCTAAAAACATAGTATACAAATCAACCTGGCGGAATAAAAAATTAAAATGGATATGATGATATAAAGATAGTGGAAGGAACAAGTAATGGAAAATAATCAAATCATTTTTTACGCCACCCCTGAAGGTAATATAAAAGTAGAAGTGGTTTTTAAAGAAGAAACTTTTTGGCTGAGTCAAAAGCGCATTGCCGATTTATTTAGTGTAGATGTGCGTACCATAAATGAACATCTTCAAAACATCTTCAAAATCAATGAACTGAATCCGAAAGCAACTATCCGGAAATTCCGGATAGTTCAAAAAGAAGGCAACAGGGATGTAACAAGGGAAGGTAACGATTTTGGAAGCCAAATTGATTAGTTGATCCCCTTCTGGGAATTA
Protein-coding regions in this window:
- a CDS encoding YfhO family protein, which codes for MDRKKPYFYYLLLLITAVLAMLPLVLLRHPLKYDMIDQAYPWRYLIGECLQDGILPLWNPYQLLGSPIHADPQSSAWYPVTWFFGYLFGYDIYVISFDFLLHIFLAGMGMFYLAKQLKYRDETAFIMGVSYMLSGFFIGNAQHFMWIISGTWIPFITGAFLSLKNVPSISGAVKLGLAFFMIMTGGYPAFIFLLLYLLTAIFILFMIDYIRKKEYRALFRFTKYLGISGVFTIISGMVVLISVYHLQDAITRGTGVTLRQALFGAFTPKSFVSFILPFASIRDMDFYGTDLSMSNAYFGLLTLIFFVAGLMIRRTKLVNLFLAWGLFCLAASVGSALPVREFLYDYVPFMNLFRFPALFRIFFILSFIIVAGFAFDEWRKGSLNLAGRLRIIKLAVAGLLLGFVVYALFQKGLNMMYFIKYQLLIFSEKSLIIQHILFQGTVQLIFLTFFFILLTKWQFKKYALAGLIFIAGADMIIATRLNGPYTLYSHLFKSREVYAHASQFPEGFPVPGPGPVIDNRDSRKLVYQTFWRNLNIFHKQVSFEGYNPLHLKGFEEMADNHPKLFETILQNPLVYLADRVSPLDSLFFHEQEENFIKKRVYFDEDEYQSLRQVNFTSNSDDTVYITAFSPVLVNTKCINKGEVLLNLLQNNYYGWKASVDGQPVEIITGNMGFIAVRVPAGEHEVAFSYDSVGVRIGFWVTLLALVAGLIFLYPKGVH
- the lipB gene encoding lipoyl(octanoyl) transferase LipB, with amino-acid sequence MNFELIYQDLGLIPYREAWDYQEKLYSGLMARKISGEKIFPGYLLFCEHPPVFTLGKSGSKENLLINEQMLAQRGIEFYRIDRGGDITFHGPGQIVGYPILDLEQFNLGIKSYIWKLEESVILVLKEFGLTAGRLSGATGVWIDSEISSMARKICAIGVKAGRHITMHGFAFNVNTDLSFYQYINPCGFVDKGVTSMEKELGTAQDMGKIKGLLKRCLEDTLRVCVNGHP
- the lipA gene encoding lipoyl synthase; translated protein: MEEVKRRQKPDWLKIKVPKGKEYIEVRDVIDRNKLHTICTSGQCPNKEDCWGRGTATFMILGNICTRSCKFCAVATGRPLPADLAEPGRIAESVRHMKLRHCVITSVDRDDLEDGGAAIWAATIRAVKEMNPAVTIETLVPDFRGRKEYLQVVINARPEIISHNLETVKRLTPQVRSAAIYERSLEVIGWVVESGIRSKSGIMLGLGETEEEVIQVMDDLRRVGCEVLTIGQYLQPSMKHLPVKEYIRPEQFEKYRIIGLEKDFRYVESGPLVRSSYHAEKHVL
- a CDS encoding T9SS type A sorting domain-containing protein, whose amino-acid sequence is MNRFLLLIIALFTSPILFSQSGFENRCPYKSIQMTDNRIIKQTDDFTITTTDGITRNLYNTLDSGKTVFIDLFYTTCSWCQYYSPIIEEIYQNTGAGQEDIEFWGISNNLFDPDSVIEQYKINFNVSNPCAGPQGGGTTAHTIIISGQNFQGWPTYCVICPDRTLFFDPCYPPTVTGFNPYFAQCAATIGIYDNKPKAIGSRILSVYPNPASTELSLEVTVNDPDPVIIEFFNLLGLKVFSSSYEVSPGIQTISISTGQLPNGAYFIRLMQNGQFMDIQKAWIK
- the lysS gene encoding lysine--tRNA ligase, which translates into the protein MEQMELSEQELIRRNSLQELINLGIDPYPAGGYEVNATINEILKQFPENQNLFQEVNLAGRIMNRRIMGAASFAEIQDSTGRMQVYFKRDDVCPGEDKTMYNTVFKRLLDIGDIIGVKGFVFLTQMGEITIHVREYRLLSKSLRPLPIVKEKEGEVYDAFTDPEQRYRQRYVDLIVNPEVREGFIKRNKLINSMRSFLDNKGYLEVETPVLQPLYGGAAARPFKTFHNTLDMTLYLRIANELYLKRLIVGGYDGVYEFSKDFRNEGMDRFHNPEFTMMELYVAFKDYEWMMGLVEEMVEKIAFDLHGTSQVRVGENLIDFKRPWKRYSMFEAIHHFTGIDISSMEEDELRKTASELGVELDATMGKGKIIDEIFGQLCEPKLIQPTFITDYPVEMSPLAKKHRSKPGLVERFEAICNSKEICNAFSELNDPIDQRRRFEYQHELGKRGDQESMVLDEDFLRALEFGMPPTAGLGIGIDRLTMIMTNAPSIQDVIFFPQMRPEKRVRIDEDEDFKAIGVPGEWIHWLRKSGFNTIEALKKANPNKLANDLNGIRKKNKLDVSPLSGEVVGSWQ
- a CDS encoding N-6 DNA methylase; the encoded protein is MISKDAAFKKISDLVTRFEEQYDFYKNSDYNETLTRRDFIDPFFKSLGWDIDNENGYAESYREVIHEDKLKVGGATKAPDYSFRLVGGKRLFFVEAKKPSVQVKDEIYPAYQVRRYGWSAKMPISIITDFEEFAVYDCTKKPTPTDKASVARITYLTFRDYLKEFDFIWETFSKEHVLKGSFDKFVQSDTHKKGTATVDKEFLQSLDNWRTYLATSISWNNKGLDEDEINFAVQQTIDRIIFLRIAEDRSVEPYGNLKNALKQGEYYQNLFSIFREADEKYNSGLFDFKKDKISQALKIDNKIIKTIINELYYPECPYEFSVLSVEILGSAYEQFLGKVIRITPAHHAKIEEKSEVRKAGGVYYTPQYIVDYIVKNTVGKLTEGKTPNEISSLKIVDPACGSGSFLIGAYQYLLDWHKNYYTGDGKVSKGNKGNPLTPDGNLTTSEKKRILLNNIYGVDIDVNAVEVTKLSLLLKCLEGETEASISTQFRLFNERVLPTLDENIKSGNSLIDTDFYAGEFELGFEKKIKPFNWQKAFPEVFKQGGFDIVIGNPPYGALFSENEFIYFKNRYQTAVWRGESYLMFIEQGLRLLQPDGLLGFIIPDTLLNLGFTQLARELLLRNSNIKEIVGLPSNVFSGATVDTIILLTEKAGYTDKFHPSNVRVKTFGKKQPISSIENPQKEFFIESKDWFEQSAFNLQSDNTEMKLLSKLESEKQAVSDIAEIFYGIKVYQVGKGKPPQTEKIRDEKPFTSEKKLAENWLPFYDGKHIDRYQLLWQNNNWLKYGDWLAEPRKPSVFDGEKILIRKITGKTLIATYISETSYCNTLLFVLKLKVIDYSYKGILAIFNSFLIGWYFRKKFQIGMDDTFPQIMIRDILQFPVPKIDKKNDTELNKLVDQLLHLNVEMQNVNLESRRQQIQGKIDYCENGINEIVYQLYGLTEEEIKIVEGKNK
- a CDS encoding SIR2 family protein, with amino-acid sequence MNRNVLLFGAGAVQAWGGPKTCELTELIRTVGFKCTDNSTTITEYIYQTLLQSGYNEADINFETIINAIEELIVYHAYYDKEKKLPSIPKVLFDPNFYDFIMNYSLIGNEFIYGSRIQIPKGVDWHYQHGAYAGETQEQYFLQLLLGVILTEINARIADYSWHLEDNSKINSPENVETNALVKKWYDNLDFNNRINRIYTLNYDRIFKILALENGVNEVFEGFHTDKIKIAGNYLAPDVKRILSDFNCHVHYNLHGSSFWVVERSFGATSLAPKVNLGAGIHLEINYPFVQVEKGKSILISNIITGYQKTQKSLLTPFRQMQATFDRDCLTAENLYIIGYSFGDEHINFSIKTALEYNQNLIIHLIDPIYDETEGKDGYKRLCELFIYKFFFKIFQTKWNPNKITEKHWSYFNGKFNVYTMGFRDYLEYLIN